One Streptomyces sp. CNQ-509 DNA window includes the following coding sequences:
- a CDS encoding carbohydrate ABC transporter permease, which produces MLLFLAGPIAYCVWIAFTDLQLSGQAESSFVGLENFRTAFDDEGFVNAVWLTLVFTILSSIVGQNTLGLALASLMQRASKTVRTVTGAIVITAWVVPEVVAGFLLYAFFRREGTLNSVLDWLHLPGQNWLYTLPILAVSFANIWRGTAFSMLVYSAALSEIPKEITEAAEVDGAGGWRKLWHVTLPMIRRSIATNLMLNTLQTLSVFGLIWAMTRGGPGDRSQTLPLFMYEQAFKNNLLGYGTAVALLLLLVGALFSLVYMRMLRTEV; this is translated from the coding sequence ATGCTGCTGTTCCTGGCGGGCCCGATCGCCTACTGCGTGTGGATCGCCTTCACCGACCTGCAGTTGTCGGGCCAGGCCGAGTCGTCGTTCGTCGGCCTGGAGAACTTCCGCACCGCCTTCGACGACGAGGGCTTCGTCAACGCCGTCTGGCTGACGCTGGTGTTCACGATCCTGTCGTCGATCGTCGGCCAGAACACGCTCGGCCTCGCGCTCGCGTCGCTGATGCAGCGGGCCTCGAAGACGGTACGCACCGTCACCGGGGCCATCGTCATCACCGCCTGGGTGGTGCCCGAGGTCGTCGCGGGCTTCCTGCTCTACGCCTTCTTCCGCCGCGAGGGCACGCTCAACTCCGTGCTGGACTGGCTCCATCTGCCCGGCCAGAACTGGCTGTACACGCTGCCGATCCTGGCCGTGTCGTTCGCCAACATCTGGCGCGGCACCGCGTTCTCGATGCTCGTCTACTCCGCCGCGCTCTCCGAGATCCCGAAGGAGATCACGGAGGCTGCGGAGGTGGACGGCGCGGGCGGCTGGCGGAAGCTGTGGCACGTGACGCTGCCGATGATCCGGCGCTCGATCGCCACCAACCTGATGCTCAACACCCTGCAGACCCTCTCGGTCTTCGGGCTGATCTGGGCGATGACCCGCGGCGGCCCGGGCGACCGCAGCCAGACGCTGCCGCTGTTCATGTACGAGCAGGCGTTCAAGAACAACCTGCTCGGCTACGGCACGGCGGTGGCCCTGCTCCTGCTGCTGGTGGGCGCCCTGTTCTCGCTGGTGTACATGCGGATGCTGCGTACGGAGGTATGA
- a CDS encoding ABC transporter substrate-binding protein — protein sequence MLATALTAVLAATALSACGDSGSDPDTVRVQFKKSTDAKNKIFDREIEAVKKEFEEKFPGKKVELIPVQVPDEQYYTKVQQMLRSPKTAPDLVYEDTFLINSDIAAGLLTPLDDYLKDWKDWGQYIDTAKTAAQGQDGKTYGVPDGTDTRGLWYNKELFAEAGLPTDWQPKTWDDVLDAARTIKRELPGVIPLNVYTGKPAGEASSMQGFEMLLYGTGEDPLYDPGSKKWVAGSQGFTDALDFVHTVYNDGLGPDPQDALDPNVGTKVGTEWLPEGKLAIDLDGSWMSNNWLETGPKPWPEWTEVLGQAAMPTQNGQAPGRVSMSGGWAWSIPAKANNPDLAFEFMKVAQSRKNNTRLTIANGQIAVREDVAADPEYQAYVPGVEFFTGLVEDTHYRPALPVYPQVSTAIQEAMEQVTTGDASAEEAAKGYDEQLDSITDGEVVEK from the coding sequence ATGCTCGCCACCGCGCTCACCGCCGTCCTCGCCGCCACCGCGCTCTCCGCCTGCGGAGACTCCGGCAGCGATCCGGACACGGTCAGAGTCCAGTTCAAGAAGTCCACCGACGCCAAGAACAAGATCTTCGACCGCGAGATCGAGGCGGTGAAGAAGGAGTTCGAGGAGAAGTTCCCCGGCAAGAAGGTCGAACTGATCCCCGTTCAAGTGCCGGACGAGCAGTACTACACCAAGGTCCAGCAGATGCTGCGGTCCCCCAAGACCGCCCCCGACCTGGTCTACGAGGACACCTTCCTCATCAACTCCGATATCGCCGCGGGGCTTCTCACCCCCCTCGACGACTACCTCAAGGACTGGAAGGACTGGGGCCAGTACATCGACACGGCGAAGACCGCCGCGCAGGGCCAGGACGGCAAGACGTACGGCGTCCCCGACGGCACCGACACCCGCGGGCTCTGGTACAACAAGGAGCTCTTCGCCGAGGCCGGACTCCCCACCGACTGGCAGCCGAAGACCTGGGACGACGTCCTGGACGCCGCCCGCACCATCAAGCGCGAGCTGCCCGGCGTCATCCCGCTGAACGTCTACACCGGCAAGCCCGCGGGCGAGGCGTCGTCCATGCAGGGCTTCGAGATGCTGCTGTACGGCACGGGCGAGGACCCGCTGTACGACCCGGGGTCGAAGAAGTGGGTCGCCGGCAGCCAGGGCTTCACCGACGCCCTCGACTTCGTGCACACCGTCTACAACGACGGCCTCGGCCCCGACCCGCAGGACGCCCTCGACCCCAACGTCGGCACCAAGGTCGGCACCGAGTGGCTGCCCGAGGGCAAGCTCGCCATCGACCTCGACGGCTCCTGGATGTCGAACAACTGGCTGGAGACCGGCCCCAAGCCGTGGCCGGAGTGGACCGAGGTGCTCGGCCAGGCCGCCATGCCCACCCAGAACGGCCAGGCGCCGGGACGGGTCAGCATGTCCGGCGGCTGGGCCTGGTCCATCCCCGCCAAGGCCAACAACCCCGACCTGGCCTTCGAGTTCATGAAGGTCGCCCAGTCGCGGAAGAACAACACCCGGCTGACCATCGCCAACGGCCAGATCGCCGTCCGCGAGGACGTCGCCGCCGACCCGGAGTACCAGGCGTACGTCCCGGGCGTCGAGTTCTTCACCGGCCTGGTCGAGGACACCCACTACCGCCCGGCGCTCCCGGTCTACCCGCAGGTCTCCACCGCCATCCAGGAGGCCATGGAGCAGGTGACCACCGGCGACGCCTCCGCCGAGGAGGCCGCCAAGGGCTATGACGAACAGCTCGATTCGATCACCGACGGCGAGGTGGTCGAGAAGTAG
- a CDS encoding response regulator, which yields MTAPGRSAPIRVLVVEDDPVAADAHRLYVERVPGFAVAGAARSRAEAVRVLDQVPVDLILLDLYLPDGHGLALLRSLRTAGHAADVIAVTSARDLAVVREGVSLGVVQYVLKPFAFATLRDRLVRYAEFHAAVGEAGGQDEVDRALAALRAPAQAALPKGLSGPTLAAVTDALRRAGDDGLTATAAGEATGTSRITARRYLEHLAEAGHAVRAPQYGQVGRPELRYRWSGSRP from the coding sequence GTGACCGCCCCCGGGCGCTCCGCGCCCATCCGGGTGCTCGTCGTCGAGGACGATCCCGTCGCCGCCGACGCGCACCGGCTCTACGTCGAGCGCGTGCCCGGCTTCGCCGTCGCCGGGGCGGCGCGGTCGCGTGCCGAGGCGGTCCGGGTCCTCGACCAGGTGCCCGTCGACCTGATCCTCCTCGACCTCTACCTCCCCGACGGCCACGGCCTCGCCCTGCTCCGCTCGTTGCGTACCGCGGGGCACGCCGCCGACGTCATCGCCGTCACCTCCGCCCGCGACCTCGCCGTGGTCCGCGAGGGGGTGTCCCTCGGCGTCGTGCAGTACGTGCTGAAGCCGTTCGCCTTCGCCACCCTGCGCGACCGGCTCGTCCGCTACGCCGAGTTCCACGCCGCCGTCGGCGAGGCCGGCGGCCAGGACGAGGTGGACCGCGCGCTCGCCGCGCTCCGCGCCCCGGCGCAGGCCGCGCTCCCCAAAGGGCTGTCGGGCCCCACCCTCGCCGCCGTCACCGACGCCCTGCGCCGGGCGGGCGACGACGGCCTCACGGCCACCGCCGCCGGCGAGGCCACCGGCACGTCGCGCATCACCGCCCGCCGCTACCTGGAGCATCTGGCGGAGGCCGGCCACGCCGTCCGCGCCCCGCAGTACGGCCAAGTGGGCCGCCCCGAGCTGCGCTACCGCTGGTCCGGCTCCCGCCCCTGA
- a CDS encoding sensor histidine kinase translates to MRLPRPRSLAGQLFAMQVVLVTLMVAGAAIFMYVTAHDRAEEAAARQAESTARSVAAAPGVAEAITGGGTPSGVLQPYTERARRDTAVTFITIMAPDGTRYTHPNPDVIGEAFLGHTARALRGETFTETYTGTLGPSLRVVTPVRADDGRIVGLVSAGITVKTISDEVRRQLMPVLYVAAGALALAGLATYLINARLRRHTHGMNAGELSRLHDYHQATLHAVREGLLMLDGTGRIALVNDGARELLGMGPGGEVVGRPVADLGLPAPLTEALLSPGPRVDEVHLTRDRTVVVNTSPVTGGEHRGTVVTLRDVTELQTLTGELDSARGFAEALRSQAHESANRLHAVVSLIELGRTEQAVEFATAELELAQTLTDRVTGAVTEPVLAALLLGKAAQANEQGVELVLSPDSRIDDGVLPPTLPPRDLVTVLGNLIDNAVDAAAEGARTRTASGTRDTAQPQVRVTALAADGELLLRVADDGPGVDPSRAEEVFARGWTTKRAGPAGRGLGLALVRQAARRHGGEATLTGAEAGGAEFTVRLPLGPLGAPAPETGWPQKGTAKAAAEPLSGPGPEAGDPRGGPAPGAGAAPGEPVTAAPAAGGGPAAETAAQPRDPADGGSAASAPRVPAARNPADDGPRRHRPTGPAGSPTAPRSPVPGTPTAQPDPGGSASGPHRPACPSTPTAPARPANPPDSPARSAPRTRAGHPCPRRPADADRPGDR, encoded by the coding sequence ATGCGCCTCCCCCGTCCCCGCAGCCTGGCCGGCCAGCTCTTCGCGATGCAGGTCGTGCTGGTCACGCTCATGGTGGCCGGGGCGGCGATCTTCATGTACGTGACGGCGCACGACCGCGCGGAGGAGGCGGCGGCCCGGCAGGCGGAGTCCACGGCGCGTTCGGTGGCGGCGGCGCCGGGGGTCGCCGAGGCGATCACCGGCGGCGGGACCCCGTCCGGCGTCCTGCAGCCGTACACCGAGCGCGCCCGGCGGGACACGGCGGTGACGTTCATCACGATCATGGCCCCGGACGGCACCCGCTACACCCACCCCAACCCGGACGTGATCGGCGAGGCGTTCCTCGGCCACACCGCCCGCGCGCTGCGCGGCGAGACCTTCACGGAGACGTACACCGGCACGCTCGGCCCGTCGCTGCGCGTGGTCACGCCGGTACGGGCGGACGATGGGCGGATCGTCGGGCTGGTGAGCGCGGGGATCACGGTCAAGACGATCAGCGACGAGGTGCGGCGGCAGCTCATGCCCGTGCTGTACGTCGCCGCGGGCGCGCTGGCGCTGGCGGGGCTCGCCACGTACCTCATCAACGCGCGGCTGCGGCGGCACACGCACGGCATGAACGCCGGTGAGCTGAGCCGGCTGCACGACTACCACCAGGCGACGCTGCACGCGGTCCGCGAGGGCCTGCTGATGCTCGACGGCACCGGGCGGATCGCGCTCGTCAACGACGGCGCGCGGGAGCTGCTCGGCATGGGTCCCGGCGGCGAGGTCGTGGGCCGCCCGGTCGCGGACCTCGGGCTGCCGGCGCCGCTCACGGAGGCGCTGCTGTCGCCGGGGCCGCGGGTCGACGAGGTGCACCTGACCCGGGACCGGACGGTGGTCGTCAACACCTCGCCGGTCACGGGCGGCGAGCACCGCGGCACGGTCGTCACGCTGCGGGACGTCACGGAGCTGCAGACGCTGACGGGCGAGCTGGACTCGGCACGGGGCTTCGCGGAGGCACTGCGCTCGCAGGCGCACGAGTCGGCGAACCGGCTGCACGCGGTGGTCTCGCTGATCGAGCTGGGGCGGACGGAACAGGCGGTGGAGTTCGCCACGGCGGAGCTGGAGCTGGCGCAGACGCTGACGGACCGGGTGACGGGCGCGGTGACGGAACCGGTGCTCGCGGCGCTGCTGCTGGGGAAGGCCGCGCAGGCGAACGAGCAGGGGGTGGAGCTGGTGCTGAGCCCGGACAGCCGCATCGACGACGGCGTGCTCCCGCCGACGCTGCCGCCCCGGGACCTGGTGACGGTGCTGGGCAACCTGATCGACAACGCGGTGGACGCGGCGGCGGAGGGCGCGAGGACCCGGACGGCGTCCGGGACACGGGACACGGCGCAGCCGCAGGTACGGGTCACGGCGCTGGCGGCGGACGGGGAGCTGCTGCTGCGGGTGGCGGACGACGGCCCGGGGGTGGACCCGAGCCGCGCGGAGGAGGTCTTCGCCCGCGGCTGGACCACGAAACGCGCGGGTCCCGCAGGACGCGGCCTGGGCCTGGCCCTGGTCCGCCAGGCCGCCCGCCGCCACGGCGGCGAGGCGACGCTCACCGGCGCGGAGGCCGGCGGCGCGGAGTTCACCGTCCGCCTCCCGCTGGGCCCGCTGGGCGCCCCGGCTCCGGAAACCGGGTGGCCGCAGAAGGGAACGGCGAAGGCGGCGGCGGAGCCGCTGAGCGGACCGGGGCCGGAAGCCGGGGACCCGCGGGGCGGGCCGGCGCCGGGAGCCGGAGCGGCCCCGGGCGAGCCGGTCACAGCAGCCCCGGCGGCCGGGGGCGGGCCCGCCGCGGAAACCGCGGCGCAGCCGCGAGACCCCGCCGACGGCGGCTCCGCCGCGTCGGCGCCCCGAGTCCCCGCGGCGCGCAACCCTGCCGACGACGGTCCGCGCCGGCACCGGCCGACCGGACCCGCCGGCTCTCCCACCGCACCCCGGAGTCCGGTCCCGGGCACGCCCACCGCACAGCCGGATCCCGGCGGCTCCGCTTCGGGCCCCCACCGCCCCGCGTGCCCCTCCACTCCCACCGCACCCGCCCGGCCCGCGAACCCGCCCGACTCACCCGCGCGTTCGGCTCCCCGGACCCGCGCCGGCCACCCGTGCCCCCGCCGCCCCGCCGACGCCGACCGCCCGGGGGACCGGTGA
- a CDS encoding cation:dicarboxylase symporter family transporter has product MAGRVKRDRTHYLYLAVIVAVLAGVLVGFAAPDAAVELKPIGEGFVNLIKMMISPIIFCTIVLGIGSVRKAAKVGAVGGLALGYFLVMSTAALAIGLVVGNIVQPGDGLHITDETRSVGADQAAAGDAESTTEFLLGIIPHTMVSAFTEGEVLQTLFVALLVGFALQAMGRVGEPVLTGIGHIQRLVFRVLAMIMWVAPVGAFGAIAAVVGETGVDALKSLAMIMIGFYATCALFVFVVLGLVLKFFTGINIFRLLKYLAREFLLIVSTSSSESALPRLIAKMEHLGVSKPVVGITVPTGYSFNLDGTAIYLTMASLFIAEAMGDPLTIGQQISLLVFMIVASKGAAGVTGAGLATLAGGLQSHRPELVDGVGLIVGIDRFMSEARALTNFAGNAVATVLIGTWTKEIDRDRVEQVLAGRVPFDEATLVDDHAPAPAEQPEEPADTPLKPGSQPVKV; this is encoded by the coding sequence GTGGCGGGCCGCGTGAAGCGGGACCGCACCCATTATCTCTACCTCGCCGTCATCGTCGCCGTACTCGCCGGCGTCCTCGTCGGCTTCGCCGCGCCGGACGCGGCCGTGGAGCTCAAGCCGATCGGCGAGGGCTTCGTCAACCTGATCAAGATGATGATCTCGCCGATCATCTTCTGCACGATCGTGCTGGGCATCGGCTCGGTCCGCAAAGCCGCCAAGGTCGGCGCGGTCGGCGGGCTGGCGCTCGGCTACTTCCTGGTGATGTCCACCGCCGCGCTGGCCATCGGCCTGGTCGTCGGCAACATCGTGCAGCCCGGCGACGGCCTGCACATCACCGACGAGACCCGCAGCGTGGGCGCCGACCAGGCCGCCGCGGGCGACGCGGAGTCGACCACCGAGTTCCTGCTCGGGATCATCCCGCACACCATGGTCTCCGCGTTCACCGAGGGCGAGGTGCTGCAGACGCTCTTCGTGGCGCTGCTCGTCGGCTTCGCGCTGCAGGCCATGGGCCGGGTCGGGGAGCCGGTGCTGACCGGGATCGGGCACATCCAGCGGCTGGTCTTCCGGGTGCTCGCGATGATCATGTGGGTGGCCCCGGTGGGCGCGTTCGGCGCCATCGCCGCGGTCGTCGGCGAGACCGGCGTGGACGCGCTGAAGTCGCTGGCCATGATCATGATCGGCTTCTACGCCACCTGCGCGCTCTTCGTCTTCGTGGTGCTCGGCCTCGTGCTGAAGTTCTTCACCGGTATCAACATCTTCCGGCTGCTGAAGTACCTGGCCCGGGAGTTCCTGCTGATCGTCTCCACCTCCTCCTCGGAGTCGGCGCTGCCGCGGCTGATCGCGAAGATGGAGCACCTCGGGGTCTCCAAGCCCGTCGTCGGCATCACCGTGCCGACCGGCTACTCCTTCAACCTCGACGGCACCGCCATCTACCTCACCATGGCCTCGCTCTTCATCGCCGAGGCGATGGGCGACCCGCTCACCATCGGCCAGCAGATCTCGCTGCTCGTCTTCATGATCGTCGCCTCCAAGGGCGCCGCCGGCGTCACCGGCGCCGGCCTGGCGACCCTGGCCGGCGGGCTCCAGTCGCACCGGCCGGAACTGGTCGACGGCGTCGGCCTGATCGTCGGCATCGACCGGTTCATGAGCGAGGCCCGGGCGCTGACCAACTTCGCGGGCAACGCCGTGGCCACGGTCCTCATCGGCACCTGGACCAAGGAGATCGACAGGGACCGCGTCGAGCAGGTCCTCGCCGGCCGGGTGCCGTTCGACGAGGCGACCCTGGTGGACGACCACGCGCCCGCGCCGGCGGAGCAGCCGGAAGAGCCCGCGGACACGCCGCTGAAGCCCGGGTCGCAGCCCGTCAAGGTCTGA
- a CDS encoding glycosyltransferase family A protein, producing the protein MEQPHVSVVIAAYNAMPYLTRCVESVLGQSLPPEAVEIVAVDDGSTDGTGEELDRFARLHPGRVRVVHQENSGGPAAPRNAGIALARGRYVFFLDADDYLGPEALQRMSAMADENGSDVVVGKLVGVGGRKPPTSMFKRDQPDADLYSSRVFWVLNPMKLFRRELIERHGLRFPEELRTGEDQIFVTKAYLHAAKISVLASYDCVYYVLRDDGGNLTTTVRKAPGTGHGGPGSPGGSGTLAAMFALVGEHTPAGPRRDHLLTRLFGVNLQRALRGVQREKDPERSRRMFAALHEPVARWYSETAIARLPAIVRLQGELVRRGLYDEAVAVVRYIGKRRDALDRAGGARPVRWLAPADFTVEGGRVFAHYPCFRDSRLGLPDDVFDVTRQVGARSFIRPGSVTVAQDRRDSRVLSVRGRRRVRLPAVALELTATRESDGRTVTVAVPAPANEHVNTATSASGTGGKPAFTARIRLPQPGTWHLALRIAGNSRSELPLQAVRVESANPARALLGWLARGSRGAVNPAS; encoded by the coding sequence GTGGAGCAGCCGCACGTCAGCGTGGTCATCGCCGCGTACAACGCCATGCCGTACCTGACCAGGTGCGTCGAATCGGTGCTCGGGCAGAGCCTGCCGCCGGAGGCGGTCGAGATCGTCGCGGTCGACGACGGCTCGACCGACGGCACCGGCGAGGAGCTGGACCGCTTCGCCCGGCTGCACCCGGGGCGGGTCCGCGTCGTGCACCAGGAGAACTCCGGCGGCCCCGCGGCCCCCCGCAACGCCGGTATCGCGCTGGCCCGCGGCCGGTACGTGTTCTTCCTCGACGCTGACGACTACCTGGGCCCCGAGGCGCTCCAGCGGATGTCCGCCATGGCCGACGAGAACGGCTCGGACGTCGTCGTCGGCAAGCTCGTCGGCGTCGGCGGGCGGAAGCCGCCGACGTCGATGTTCAAGCGCGACCAGCCCGACGCCGACCTCTACAGCTCCCGGGTCTTCTGGGTGCTCAACCCCATGAAGCTCTTCCGCCGCGAGCTGATCGAGCGGCACGGGCTGCGCTTCCCCGAGGAACTGCGCACCGGCGAGGACCAGATCTTCGTGACCAAGGCGTACCTGCACGCCGCGAAGATCTCCGTGCTCGCCTCGTACGACTGCGTGTACTACGTGCTCCGCGACGACGGCGGCAACCTCACCACCACCGTCCGCAAGGCCCCCGGCACCGGCCACGGCGGCCCGGGCAGCCCCGGCGGCTCCGGCACGCTCGCCGCGATGTTCGCCCTCGTCGGCGAGCACACCCCCGCGGGCCCCCGCCGCGACCACCTCCTCACCCGCCTCTTCGGGGTCAACCTCCAGCGCGCCCTGCGCGGCGTGCAGCGCGAGAAGGACCCGGAGCGCTCCCGCCGGATGTTCGCCGCGCTGCACGAGCCCGTCGCCCGCTGGTACAGCGAGACGGCGATCGCCAGGCTCCCGGCGATCGTGCGGCTCCAGGGCGAACTGGTGCGCCGCGGGCTGTACGACGAGGCGGTGGCGGTCGTCCGGTACATCGGCAAGCGCCGCGACGCGCTCGACCGCGCGGGCGGCGCCAGGCCGGTGCGCTGGCTGGCCCCCGCCGACTTCACCGTCGAGGGCGGCCGGGTCTTCGCCCACTACCCGTGCTTCCGCGACTCCCGCCTCGGCCTGCCCGACGACGTCTTCGACGTCACCCGCCAGGTCGGCGCCCGCTCCTTCATCCGGCCCGGGTCCGTCACCGTCGCCCAGGACCGCCGGGACTCCCGGGTGTTATCGGTCCGCGGCCGGCGCCGCGTCCGGCTGCCCGCGGTGGCGCTGGAGCTGACGGCGACCCGCGAGAGCGACGGGCGTACGGTCACGGTCGCCGTCCCCGCACCCGCCAACGAGCATGTGAACACCGCCACATCCGCCTCCGGCACGGGCGGCAAGCCGGCGTTCACGGCCCGTATCCGGCTGCCCCAGCCCGGCACCTGGCACCTCGCCCTGCGGATCGCGGGAAACAGCAGGTCGGAGCTGCCTTTGCAGGCCGTACGGGTGGAGAGCGCGAACCCCGCGCGGGCGCTGCTCGGATGGCTCGCCCGGGGCAGCCGGGGGGCGGTCAACCCGGCTTCCTGA
- a CDS encoding bifunctional cytidylyltransferase/SDR family oxidoreductase → MSTGAPTEPTESTSGQAIRTTAVVLAGGTGQRVGLSIPKQLLKIAGKTVIEHTLTVFEQADSVDEILVLMAPGYVEDVERIVAKAGLAKVRRVLEGGGTRNETTERAIAEIGAGLAEGEDANVLFHDAVRPLLSARVIADCVTALERYQAVDVAIPSADTIIVTRRHGEDGEFITDIPDRSRLRRGQTPQAFKLSTIRRAYEVAAGDPNFQATDDCSVVLKYLPDVPIHVVAGDEYNMKVTHPVDVFIADKLFQLASTSAPEHSDEEAHRRLLEGRTLVVFGGSYGIGGDICELARGYGAHVYPLGRSTTGTHVENPADIEAALRRAYDETGRVDYVVNTAGVLRIGRLAETDDAALEEALRVNYLAPVQIARIAHKYLAETRGQLLLYTSSSYTRGRAEYSLYSSTKAAVVNLTQALADEWAGDGVRVNCINPERTATPMRTKAFGEEPAGSLLASEAVARTSLDVLLSEMTGHVIDVRQQDPTRGSRVDRALAAVLDRSEDGAEAGVR, encoded by the coding sequence GTGTCGACAGGCGCCCCCACGGAGCCGACAGAGAGTACGTCAGGCCAGGCCATCCGAACCACCGCCGTGGTACTTGCGGGCGGTACGGGGCAGCGCGTGGGGCTCTCCATACCCAAGCAACTGCTGAAGATAGCCGGGAAGACCGTCATCGAGCACACGCTCACAGTCTTCGAGCAGGCCGACAGCGTCGACGAGATCCTGGTCCTCATGGCCCCCGGCTACGTCGAGGACGTCGAGCGGATCGTCGCCAAGGCCGGGCTGGCGAAGGTCCGCCGCGTGCTGGAGGGCGGCGGCACCCGCAACGAGACCACCGAGCGCGCCATCGCCGAGATCGGCGCGGGCCTCGCCGAGGGCGAGGACGCGAACGTCCTCTTCCACGACGCCGTACGCCCCCTGCTGTCGGCCCGCGTCATCGCCGACTGCGTCACCGCCCTGGAGCGCTACCAGGCCGTGGACGTCGCCATCCCCTCCGCCGACACGATCATCGTCACCCGGCGCCACGGCGAGGACGGCGAGTTCATCACCGACATCCCCGACCGCTCCCGGCTGCGCCGCGGGCAGACCCCGCAGGCGTTCAAGCTCTCCACCATCCGGCGGGCGTACGAGGTGGCCGCGGGCGACCCGAACTTCCAGGCCACCGACGACTGCTCGGTGGTGCTGAAGTACCTGCCGGACGTGCCGATCCACGTGGTCGCGGGCGACGAGTACAACATGAAGGTCACCCACCCCGTCGACGTCTTCATCGCCGACAAGCTCTTCCAGCTCGCCTCCACCTCCGCCCCCGAGCACAGCGACGAGGAGGCCCACCGCCGCCTGCTGGAGGGCCGCACGCTCGTCGTCTTCGGCGGCTCGTACGGCATCGGCGGCGACATCTGCGAGCTGGCCCGCGGCTACGGCGCCCACGTCTACCCGCTCGGCCGCTCCACCACCGGCACCCACGTGGAGAACCCCGCCGACATCGAGGCGGCGCTGCGCCGCGCCTACGACGAGACCGGCCGCGTCGACTACGTCGTCAACACCGCCGGCGTGCTGCGCATCGGCCGGCTCGCCGAGACCGACGACGCCGCCCTCGAAGAGGCCCTGCGCGTCAACTACCTCGCCCCGGTGCAGATAGCCAGGATCGCCCACAAGTACCTGGCCGAGACCCGCGGCCAGCTCCTGCTCTACACCTCCAGCAGCTACACCCGCGGCCGCGCCGAGTACAGCCTCTACTCCTCCACCAAGGCCGCCGTCGTCAACCTCACCCAGGCGCTCGCCGACGAGTGGGCCGGCGACGGCGTCCGCGTCAACTGCATCAACCCCGAGCGCACCGCCACCCCGATGCGCACCAAGGCGTTCGGCGAGGAGCCCGCCGGTTCGCTGCTGGCCTCCGAGGCCGTGGCCCGCACCTCCCTCGACGTGCTGCTCTCGGAGATGACCGGCCACGTCATCGACGTACGACAGCAGGATCCGACCCGCGGCTCGCGCGTGGACCGCGCGCTGGCCGCCGTGCTCGACCGCAGCGAGGACGGCGCAGAGGCGGGTGTGCGGTGA